taacaaatattgctacaagtgtgactgcatcatataataattgctgttataatgttcatcgtctggctgactatgtcttgtattgtccagctttttctgaaaaatcttgtcatatgcgcacaaactgacaagtcaccacttataagctactactaaatattgtagaaacataatttttctgtaaagttgctttgtaatgatttgtatcgtaaaaagcgctatacaaagaAACTTGAATTGAATGGGCTAggtgcatatctccgccatcttggatttctgTTATTGCCAGTGTGAGCTTtgatatttccggttgtgctaaacgccagtgcagagaaccggagaaatccaaatattaccttctaaGATTTACACTTCTATTATTACTatgctataaatgttaactgagccagtgcatCTGAAACTTGCGTATGTCTGGGTCTggtgaattaattaaatacactaatgtttcCTATGTtcacaaaatgaaaattgaactcatggtgtgtacacacagatacataattaattttttccttaccaattatgtaaatgtaaaaatacttatttctcgaaaatgtttgtattacattattattttttttgtttaatgaaacaTTCACCTTGTGAGACATGGGCTGTGATTTATCTTCAAATTTCTCAATTGTGCACattagtttgtttcatcatcattttcacaacgtattttattattttacagttaactttgcatcaaacattttgaaatgaataaaaacgggctgtaaaataatacaactaatacatgactaattttaatatttgttttatctgaagaatttgttacaaaatacatgcgctgcttatagacaaaattatttatgctgcagatattacacaaaacagataaacactgataaaaacacacatgaaactgcgatcttttaattaatgcaaacctaccataatagTATTATGTTAAATTGTACACAGTTATAAACtgttataaaataaagttaataaaatatacatacgTTATCAGAAATATTTGTCcgtcttgtttgacagtcagaaaccttaTGATCTTATAGATagataacagtcagaacaaaatcagctctccgaaaatgtaaagtattgcatatttgagtggtttgtgtttgaaagaaaaaatCTCTGTGGACTGATTAACCTGATGCTGATCCGCGTAATCAatagaagaataaagcaatctccgcatTATCTTGATGAAGTTCCACACAAAGGTACGCAAAactgtagggaggatgtttcctcGTGATTTCTATATACTACTATTcactgttaaatttgaaaaacattaattatatccATCTAGCCGTTTTATATTtaagtttcccttacagtaaATACAAGTGTCGCAAGACCGGAAGTatgtatgcacacactcgcgtcaCTGAAGCTCACCGGCaccatcttgtgcacctagcccattgaataacaacaaatgtttttgaaccagATCACCTACCTCGCCTTTAGTTTAAAACCTACAATTTTAAAGTTTTACCTGCAACCAGGGATTTAAATTCACTTTTCCACTCACCAGCCAATTTGGCTACTAAACTTTTAAGTTACCGGCCATTCATAACTTCTACTAGCCAACACCCAGAAATAAACTAAAAGCTTGAGGTGAACGTGAAAAAGTTATGTTTTCTGTAAATTTATTATTAAAGATATTTAGATAATATTTTGCTAAGTGTGTTATTGTGATGATAtcttaagacagctgactcctaaAGTTTTTGACATATTTCGTATTCTGTGTGGTCAGTTCACAGCATTGATAGAAATGGATATTTTCCAGtaagtttaaatagatttttacctttataaagccAGTGTGCTTCATCACTTGAGTCAAATTCTTAAGTTTAAACACTCTATAATAAGTTAAGGCTGTTATTAAACAATAAATCAGTATCATATGAGTGCATATTTAATGAGGATGAGTACCTCAGTAGATTGGCATTTATCATGTCTTTTATTCAGGATAATTCATCCACCTGCATATATGTTTTAGGTGACATGAATGCTGACATTACTGATGCAAACTCTTCATTTGGTAATCATTTATTGCAGTTTTGTACAGACAGTGGATTAATTTTATCTAGTAAGGTACTATTGCCAAATGATAGTTATACTTATATCAGTGAGGCCTGGCACTCTACTTCCTGGCTAGATACAGCCTTTGTACAGTGGATGCCCATGACTCCATTGAGATAATGAAGATTGAGTATGATCTGGCTACTACGGACCATATACCTTTTTTCGTGGTGCTGAACACGGGCACTATACCGGTGTTGTTGCTGTGGACAATGGCATTGATGTAGAGAAAATAAATTGGTCAAAAATTTCAGATGCTTTGCTGGCCAATATTGAGGTCCCAAATGATGCTTTATTGTGTCGGGATATGAATTGTAAGAATGTGCAACACTGTAAGGCTTTATGTTCCCTGTATGAAGCTATTGTGGAGTCTCTCAGTATTTCGAGTAGACCTCTATATAAACCTAGGAAAAATTGGTGCATTGTTAAGCCAGGGTGGAAGGAATATGTAGAAGAGCTTCATGTAGTTATTACTTCTTCTGAAATCCATGAGGCAATATTGAAGCTAAGGGATAATAAGGCATGTGGTCCGGACCATATTACAGCTGAACATCTTAAACTTGCCAGTAAGAAACTGTGTCCTCTGATGGCTATGTGCTACACAGGGTTTTTTGTTCATGGGGAGTTACCTGACTCTATGCTGTCTGTTGAGCTGGTACCTGTTATCAAGGATAAAGTGGGGAAGCTGAATAGCTCAGATAACTAAAGGCCAATAGCTTTGGCCAGTGTTATGTCAAAAGTGCTGGAGACAGTTATTCTGTGTAGAGTTGAGAGGTACGTCCTGTCTACGGATAATCAATTTGGTTTTAAACGAAAGCATGGTactgatttatgtatttttgcacTGAAGGAAATTTTAGATagatataataaacaaaattccACAATGTTCTTGTGCTTCATTGATGCCTCTAAAGCATTTGACCGTGTTAATCatcaaaaattgtttttaaaattgattaaaagtgggGTCCCTGGTTTTTTGATTAGAATCTTGGGCTATTGGTATTCTCATCAGACAATGAGAGTTAAATGGGGGAAGTGTAACAACGGCTCCCTTTAAAGTGACCAATGGGGTTCGACAGGGTGGAATTTTgtctccttttctttttaatgTGTATATGAATGATTTGTCTATGATTTTAAATGCTTGTGGTACAGGTTGTAGGGTTGGTGACTCACTAATTAATCACCTTATGTACGCTGATGACTTGGTCATTTTTTAGCCCATATAGTGCTGGTATACAACAGATTTTGAGACTATGCACACAGTATGGTGTAGATTTTGATATAAAGTATAATCCAAAAAAGAGTAAAATTATGACTATAAGAAGTAGAGATGATAAACATTCACATTTTCTGATTTTTATCTATCTGGTACTGTACTTGATGTATGCACAGATATTACATATCTTAGCCATATTATTGCAAATGACCTGTCTGACGACAAGGATATTTATAGGCAGCGTTGAAAGCTGTATGTGCAAGCGAACATGTTGTGTCGTAAGTTTAGTATGTGCTCTGTCCCTGTGAAGATTTCACTCTTTAGAACATATTGTACACCGTTGTATACTGCCTATCTTTGGTGCCGTTATAAGCAAGATAGCATTAGAAAGCTCACAGTGGCTTATAATGACAGCATGAGGCTGCTGCTAAGAGTTCCAAGAGACTCCAGTGCAAGCCATATGTTTGTTAGTGCTGGGGTACCTACCTGTGCTGCAGTCTTGCGTAACAATGTTTAGATTTATGGGTAGGGAGTCAAAAAATGAACTAATTGCTGTGTTGGCTAACCCTAGACGAAGTTCTGTAAGATTTTCGTCCAGACTGTGGAACCATTGGTGTACATGTCTGTATGTTAGACAATGAACACTGTGGAAGGTCTATTTTACttcttgtatatttattattattattttttctgtgtgtgtgtattactatgtatgtgttttgtattgtattatgGATCCCTCTGGGTCTGGAAATAAAGTTTAATAATATCAACACAATTAATCTTTGCAGAAGTTGCTTATGACGTGGCATTTAGAGGTAGGCTATTTACACAGTGTAGCTTAGAGGGACATGGAATGCTTTAACCTGCAgtttcaaatgcataaatgttttgttatttgatacttttaatttaaaaaaataattgaaactaCCAGTAGGtggttaataagtgagtcatggCAACTGAaccaaaacttttaaatggttgattcattcaggaacaaacacCATAATGTTGCTCAGAAGCGTGTTTACACTTGTCATTTCAATGTGTATGTGGACAACATCCGGATACAGGTTGCATGTTAATCCCAAATGTAAACGCAGCCAGAGACAGACAGCCAGCTGCGTTGATAGTGTTACCCCCCACAGCTGATTTTTCCCGCATTTGGCAGGTGTTAATTTTGCCTGCAACATTAGAAGcttctaaatatataatatatactatttaCAGACATGTAGTTAACTGTAGTTCTGTTACTCTGAATCACTTAATACACAGGTCTATTTTGACATCGGTTTGTCAGatattttgttctgtttattgCTAGTTATCACTGTCAATCATAGAAATTACTTGTGAAACGATTGTTTTTGTGATGCAGCCTTCAATCTTAAATTGTTGTGTTTGTTCATtgaggccagaggagaactggtcccccaactaAGTCTGGTTTCTCTAAAGTTTTTTATTCCACTACACCGAAATGCTTTCGAGACGGATTTGAATCCGAATGCTCAAACCACTTTAGGAGGTGGTCTGGACCGCATTCCAGATGTAACTGGAGAAGTGTAAATGCATCTCcttgttaaaaaattattgtACATTTTCCCCCCTCCCGAAATGCTATAgtaataaactgcattttttaGGCTATGATATATTATAGTAAGATATGACTAATCCAACATGCATCATGAAAAAGTAGTTGAAAACTGATACAAATGAGAACACAATCATCTTCATTAAAAGTAGCTTTACAAGGAGACTTAACGATTTTACTTGTGCTGATGCCGTGCTCTCTTCTATTACCGTCTTTGATCTTAAAGTTAGCTGATGATGAATATATGTAGTGCATATCTGTTGCTTTCATTGTCCTGAAATCTGTTAAatttgcatatagtatgggaaCTGAAgatcatatacaggtgctggtcaaataattagaatatcaataatctataaaagtttattaatttcactaattccattcaaaaagtgcaacttgtatgttatattcattcattacacacatactgatatatttcaaatgtttatttctttaaattttgatgtttataactgacaacgaaggaaaatcccaaattcagtatctcagaaaattagaatattgggaaaaggttcaatattgaagacacttggtgccacactctaatcagataattaactcaaaacacctgcaaaggcctttatttggtctctcagtctagttctgtaagctacacaatcatgggaaagactgctgacttgacagttgtccaaaagacgaccattgacactttGCACAAGGagagcaagacacaaaaggtcattgcaaaagaggctgactgttcacagagctctgtgtctgagcacattaatagagaggcgaagggaaagaaaagatgtggtagaaaaaaaacgTTTACAATCAATACCTATAAcctcaccctggagaggattttaaaacaaaacccattaaaacatgtgggggagattcacagggagtggactgcagctgaagtcagtgcttcaagaaccactacacacagacgtatgcaagacatgggtttcagctctcgcattccttgtgtcaagacactcttcaacaacagacagcatcagaagcatctaaagacaaaaaagactggactgctgctgagtggtctaaagttatgtgctctgatgaaagttaattttgcatttcctttggaaatcagggtcccagagtttggaggaagagaggagaggcacacaatccacgttgcttgaggtccagtgtaaagtttccgcagtcagtgatggtttggggagCCATGTCatgtgctggtgttggtccactgtgttttctgaggtccaaggtcaacacagccgtataccaggaagttttagagcacttcatgcttcctgctgctgaccaactttatggagatgcagatttcattttccaaaaggacttggcacctgcacacagtgccaaagcttccagtacctggtttaaggaccatggtatccctgttcttaattggccagcaaactcgcctgaccttaacctcatagaaaatctatggggtattgggaagaggaagatgcgatatgccagacccaacaatgcagaagagctgaaggccactatcagagcaacctgggctctcataacacctgagcagtgccacagactgatcgactccatgccacaccacaTTGCTGCAGTTATTCggacaaaaggagccccaactaagtattcagtgctgtacatgctcatacttttcatgctcatatttttcagttggccaagactTCGAAAattcctttctttgtattggtcttaagtaatattctaattttctgagatactgaatttgggattttccttaggtgttagttataatcatcaaaattaaaagaaataaacatttaaaatatatcagtctgtatgtaatgtatgaatataattataccttttgaatggaattagttaaataaatcaactttttgatgatattctaaataTATGACCACCACCTGTAAATCCATTTTGCTAAGACACATTTATGGCCAAGTGTAAATTAAACAGTTTTATAAAATCAGATAGATATCCAAAAAGAGAAAATGCATAAAGTGACCAGATGTAATCAGGCCCTCagatattgagaaaaaaaacaatttaattataatgcattacacaAAACAACTGAATTATGCAGATTAAGCagatggtcacacacacacacatacagtgttaAAGTTAAAAAGTAGAAGAGTCTATCTAGAGGAGAACAATGCAAATTGTCAAAGGTGGATGATCAGATTTGGGTCACTTTCGGCTGCGGTGAGAACGTAGCTTTAATTTCACACAGATACGTATTTTCTGGTGCCATTTTAAGCTACTGAGCCATTTAAAACGCTTTCCACACGAAGAACACAAATATGGTTTCACATCTGCATGACTTTTCAGGTGTATTTGTAAGTGTGATGgcaaaagaaatgttttattacacTGGTCACAATTAAACTGCCTTCCTCCAGAGCGATCGTGCTTTTGATCTTTCAAACTGCTCCTTTTTCTAAGCCTCTTTCCGCTCACAGAGAACTGCAGCTTCTTTCCAGTATGTGTTTGCAAATGACGTTTCAGGTCTCTTTTATATGTGAAGCTCTTCTTACACTGAAGACAGGcaaatggtttctctccagtgtgaagcctcgtgtgaatctgaagtgttactTTCTGATTGAAACTTTTTCCACAGTGAGTGcaggtgaaaggtttctctccagtgtggattctcATATGGACCTTAAATTGTCCTTTAaatctgaaactctttccacattcaTGGCACATGAACGACTCTCgaaaatgaactttttcatgCCAACTAAGGCGTCTCTTGTCTGGGAATCTCTGTCCACACTGCTGACAATTATACTCTTTTGAGTGAATCCTCATGTGGTAAGTAAGGTTTGTTTCACGTgaaaaactttttccacactgagcACACACAAAAGGCTTCTCTCCTGTGTGAATTGACATGTGAATCTTAAGATTTCCCTTTTGTGTGAAGCTCTTCTCACACAGTTTGCAGTTAaagggcttctctccagtgtggttTCTAATGTGGGCATTAAGGGTTGATTTACCTGAGAAGCTCTTCCCACAAAATTTGCAGATGTAAGGACTCTCTCCAGTGTGACATTTCAGGTGTGAATCAAGGGTTGTTTTATGCctgaaacactttccacactgatTGCATGGAAACGGCTTCTCTCGAGTGTGAACGACCATGTGAGTCTTCAGAGATCCTTTGCGCGAGAAGCTTTTCCCACACAGTTTGCAGgtaaaaggcttctctccagtatgaGTTCTCATGTGGGTATCAAAGTGTGTTTTATATGTGAAGCTATTCCCACACACATTGCAGGTAAAAggattctctccagtgtgaagtcTCGTATGATTTTTGAGATTTCCTCTACAACTGAAACTCTCTCCACACCGTTTACATGTAAAACCGTTATCACCTgagttctctctctttgtgtggtAATCAAAGGATACTTTATGTATGAAACTcattccacactgatcacatgtgaatggcttttctccagtgtgacgTTTCATGTGGCGTTTAAGGTATTCTTTACGTGAGAATCTCTTTCCACACTCATGGCATTTGAAAGGCTTCACTCCAGTATGAACGTTCATGTGCATTTGaaggttatatttttgtttgaaactctttccacattgatgGCAGATGAAGCATCTGTTTGATTCGGTGTTCTGAACTTTTTTTGGTGATGAAGATGTTTCAGTCTGCATGGATGTTTCCACAGTTATGAAGTCAAGTCTCTCATATTGATCTTTCTCTTCTGTCATTGTCAgttctctcctctcttcttttAGCAACTTCAGTTCTAaagtgaaaaaagacaaatacagAGTAGTGacaatttaattacttaaaacaACAGAAATCAAAACCAAGATGAAAGGATTAAAGCATCAAAACCAAAATTTCCAACACAACTGGGATATTATAGACCAGGGACACCACCTCTCAGCTCATTTTATGTTTCCATTTACACACACCTGAATCAGATCACCAGCTCTTTAGGCAAAAGCACCATGAACTCAGTGTATCAGATAAgggaaacatttaaaatatttgcagAGTGGTGGGTCCCCAGGGCTAGGACTTAAAACCACTGTTACAGACTAATCATGAATCTGCCCAATCATGCCAATAAGCACTACCACAAATAAGGTCTTAAATCTTTCCAACTACTaatactgtgtaaaaaaatatacatttcatcaAACACAAGTATGGAGTTCATCAGGGCTCAGTATTAGGTCCTCTGCTTTTTTTCTAGTACAGGGTTCCTCAATCTTGTCCTGGTGAGCCAATGCGCTCCAAgctttagctccaaccttgatcaaactccCCTACCTGTGGTTTTCTAA
The DNA window shown above is from Carassius carassius chromosome 26, fCarCar2.1, whole genome shotgun sequence and carries:
- the LOC132106039 gene encoding gastrula zinc finger protein XlCGF57.1-like, which gives rise to MAFIKEERENMRIEETFSLKHDQTEEQTELKLLKEERRELTMTEEKDQYERLDFITVETSMQTETSSSPKKVQNTESNRCFICHQCGKSFKQKYNLQMHMNVHTGVKPFKCHECGKRFSRKEYLKRHMKRHTGEKPFTCDQCGMSFIHKVSFDYHTKRENSGDNGFTCKRCGESFSCRGNLKNHTRLHTGENPFTCNVCGNSFTYKTHFDTHMRTHTGEKPFTCKLCGKSFSRKGSLKTHMVVHTREKPFPCNQCGKCFRHKTTLDSHLKCHTGESPYICKFCGKSFSGKSTLNAHIRNHTGEKPFNCKLCEKSFTQKGNLKIHMSIHTGEKPFVCAQCGKSFSRETNLTYHMRIHSKEYNCQQCGQRFPDKRRLSWHEKVHFRESFMCHECGKSFRFKGQFKVHMRIHTGEKPFTCTHCGKSFNQKVTLQIHTRLHTGEKPFACLQCKKSFTYKRDLKRHLQTHTGKKLQFSVSGKRLRKRSSLKDQKHDRSGGRQFNCDQCNKTFLLPSHLQIHLKSHADVKPYLCSSCGKRFKWLSSLKWHQKIRICVKLKLRSHRSRK